In Arthrobacter burdickii, one DNA window encodes the following:
- a CDS encoding sugar ABC transporter substrate-binding protein gives MKSSTTARPALKSAGILSTLTLAALALAGCGAAAPTAGDTATGGAASTSCSVNGEPFSTDDAEDSIEYSELESSLGAVPEAPEDTQIGSIMKFLGNQYWVALSDGQKAAAEKYGVGVDVQAAATESDQVGQLNAAETMLQKKYTMLVSPQTDTNLCPAVEKAEQQDLLVVNVNDAVLPGAKQWVGPNQMQNGVSAAEFVLESAEEGDQVAVIEGQAGVYAAKQRTAGFTTTAEEGGLEVVASVPGDWDIAKARDAATTIISQYPDITAIYANNDGMALGVAEAVNAAGKKGQIMVIGTDGVEAAYDAIRAGDLTATVDSYPYLTGQVSVNVAVRLLGGQEVPRAVYTPQALITSENVDDAPPTLD, from the coding sequence ATGAAGTCATCGACGACTGCACGACCAGCTCTGAAATCCGCAGGCATCCTCTCCACCCTCACCCTGGCCGCCTTAGCTCTTGCCGGGTGTGGCGCGGCCGCCCCCACTGCTGGCGACACGGCAACCGGCGGCGCCGCCTCCACCTCCTGCTCCGTCAACGGGGAGCCGTTCAGCACCGACGACGCCGAGGACAGCATCGAGTACAGCGAGCTCGAGAGCTCACTGGGCGCCGTTCCCGAGGCCCCCGAGGACACGCAGATCGGCTCCATCATGAAGTTCCTGGGCAACCAGTACTGGGTAGCACTGTCCGACGGGCAGAAGGCAGCCGCCGAGAAGTACGGCGTCGGTGTCGATGTCCAGGCCGCAGCGACGGAATCCGACCAGGTCGGCCAGCTGAACGCGGCGGAGACCATGCTCCAGAAGAAGTACACGATGCTCGTCTCACCGCAGACGGACACCAACCTGTGCCCCGCCGTCGAGAAGGCCGAGCAGCAGGACCTGCTCGTCGTCAATGTCAATGATGCCGTCCTCCCCGGTGCGAAGCAGTGGGTGGGACCCAACCAGATGCAGAACGGCGTCAGCGCCGCCGAGTTCGTGCTCGAGTCCGCGGAGGAGGGCGACCAGGTCGCCGTCATCGAGGGCCAGGCCGGCGTGTACGCCGCGAAGCAGCGCACTGCGGGATTCACCACCACCGCGGAGGAGGGCGGCCTCGAGGTCGTCGCCAGTGTTCCGGGTGACTGGGACATCGCGAAGGCACGCGACGCCGCGACCACCATCATCAGCCAGTACCCCGACATCACGGCGATCTACGCCAACAACGACGGCATGGCACTCGGCGTGGCCGAGGCCGTGAACGCTGCCGGCAAGAAGGGCCAGATCATGGTGATCGGCACCGACGGAGTCGAAGCCGCCTACGACGCGATCCGCGCCGGCGACCTCACGGCCACCGTCGACTCCTACCCGTACCTCACCGGCCAGGTCTCGGTGAACGTCGCCGTCCGGCTCCTCGGCGGACAGGAGGTCCCCCGGGCCGTCTACACCCCGCAGGCACTCATCACCTCGGAGAACGTCGACGACGCGCCTCCCACCCTCGACTGA
- a CDS encoding protein adenylyltransferase SelO, translating to MSVPTDSRVTFDGRFARELPEMAVAWQADEAPEPQLLALNEQLAAELGFDPTFLRSPEGLALLIGTSLPEGATPVAQAYSGHQFGSFNPRLGDGRALLLGEITDAEGRLRDIHLKGSGRTPFARGGDGLAVVGPMLREYILSEAMQALQIPTTRSLAVVATGRAVRRETMLPGAVLTRVASSHLRVGSFQYAAATGNQDLLGRLADHAISRHYPEVAAAERPYLTLFESVVSAQASLVAQWMLVGFIHGVMNTDNMTISGETIDYGPCAFMDVFDYSSVYSSIDRGGRYAYANQPLIAEWNLARLAETLLPLIQDDQEQAVALAVGALEAFRPQYSGAWLAGMKAKLGLADDVGDDVASPLANDVLTLLQENHVDYTSFFRGLSSVVRGDARPARDKVLGVAAFDAWAARWLALTPNADAMDRVNPMYIPRNHLVEEALAAATAGDLDPLDRLVDVVRAPFDERPGLERYAAGAPDDFGSYTTYCGT from the coding sequence ATGAGCGTGCCTACAGATTCCAGGGTCACTTTCGACGGTCGCTTCGCGCGGGAACTGCCCGAGATGGCGGTCGCGTGGCAGGCGGACGAGGCTCCCGAGCCGCAGCTGCTCGCCCTCAACGAGCAGCTCGCCGCGGAACTCGGCTTCGATCCCACGTTTCTCCGGTCCCCTGAGGGCCTCGCCCTGCTCATCGGCACCTCTTTGCCGGAGGGCGCGACGCCGGTGGCCCAGGCCTACTCGGGCCACCAGTTCGGGAGCTTCAACCCGAGGCTCGGCGACGGGCGCGCGCTCCTCCTCGGCGAGATCACCGACGCCGAGGGGCGCCTGCGCGACATCCACCTCAAGGGCTCGGGCCGCACGCCCTTCGCCCGCGGCGGCGACGGGCTCGCCGTCGTCGGGCCGATGCTCCGCGAGTACATCCTCAGCGAGGCCATGCAGGCGCTCCAGATCCCGACGACGCGCTCCCTCGCGGTCGTCGCGACGGGACGTGCCGTGCGCCGCGAGACGATGCTGCCCGGCGCCGTCCTGACGCGTGTCGCCAGCAGCCACCTGCGCGTGGGCAGCTTCCAGTACGCGGCGGCCACCGGCAACCAGGACCTCCTCGGGCGCCTGGCCGACCACGCCATCAGCCGGCACTACCCCGAGGTCGCGGCCGCCGAACGCCCCTACCTCACCCTGTTCGAGTCGGTCGTGTCCGCGCAGGCCTCGCTCGTGGCGCAGTGGATGCTCGTGGGGTTCATCCACGGGGTGATGAACACGGACAACATGACCATCTCGGGCGAGACCATCGACTATGGACCCTGCGCGTTCATGGATGTCTTCGACTACTCCAGCGTCTACAGCTCCATCGACCGCGGCGGACGCTACGCCTACGCCAACCAGCCGCTCATTGCGGAGTGGAACCTCGCACGCCTCGCGGAGACCCTGCTGCCGCTTATCCAAGACGACCAGGAGCAGGCGGTCGCACTCGCCGTCGGCGCGCTCGAGGCCTTCCGCCCCCAGTACAGCGGCGCGTGGCTCGCCGGGATGAAGGCGAAGCTGGGACTGGCCGACGACGTCGGCGACGACGTCGCGTCGCCCCTCGCCAACGACGTGCTCACCCTCCTGCAGGAGAACCACGTCGACTACACGTCCTTCTTCCGGGGCCTCAGCTCCGTGGTCCGCGGTGACGCGCGGCCGGCCCGGGACAAGGTGCTCGGCGTCGCCGCCTTCGATGCCTGGGCTGCCCGCTGGCTGGCGCTGACCCCGAACGCCGACGCGATGGACCGCGTCAACCCGATGTACATCCCGAGGAACCACCTCGTCGAGGAGGCGCTCGCAGCCGCGACCGCCGGCGACCTCGACCCGCTGGACCGGCTCGTCGACGTCGTCCGCGCACCCTTCGACGAGCGGCCGGGGCTGGAGCGCTACGCCGCGGGAGCGCCGGACGACTTCGGTTCGTACACGACGTACTGCGGGACCTGA
- a CDS encoding HAD family phosphatase produces MANGDDAARLAERVLQEAAGARVIWDFDGVVGHTEPLHEASYRDLAERRNYRFGPGFFGDLVGHTEQWIWERVISEGFPGAEEDIAALHRERGEVVAVSALAGLSPSWLAARLMPALAEVAAEQVVVSNGDPDLIAALLGKWGLDPFVRVARRDHGRDKEALFRELCMPPCVVLEDSDAYLALGREIGAFTVGVRHSHNPRAALDADLTTHL; encoded by the coding sequence ATGGCGAACGGCGATGACGCGGCACGACTGGCGGAGCGGGTGCTGCAGGAGGCGGCAGGTGCGCGGGTCATCTGGGACTTCGACGGCGTCGTCGGGCATACTGAACCGCTGCACGAGGCGAGCTACCGGGACCTGGCGGAACGACGGAACTACCGTTTCGGCCCCGGCTTCTTCGGTGACCTCGTGGGCCACACCGAGCAGTGGATCTGGGAGCGTGTGATCTCCGAAGGATTCCCTGGCGCCGAGGAGGACATCGCCGCGCTCCACAGGGAACGCGGCGAGGTGGTCGCCGTCTCGGCCCTGGCGGGCCTCTCGCCGTCCTGGCTCGCCGCCCGCCTCATGCCGGCCCTGGCGGAGGTCGCCGCCGAGCAGGTGGTGGTCTCCAACGGCGACCCGGACCTCATCGCGGCGCTGCTCGGGAAGTGGGGCCTCGACCCGTTCGTGCGCGTGGCACGCCGCGATCACGGCCGCGACAAGGAAGCCCTGTTCCGCGAGCTGTGCATGCCCCCCTGTGTGGTGCTGGAGGACAGCGACGCCTACCTCGCGCTGGGCAGGGAGATCGGCGCCTTCACCGTCGGGGTCCGGCACTCGCACAACCCCCGCGCCGCACTGGATGCTGACCTCACCACCCACCTCTGA
- a CDS encoding APC family permease, translating into MSSTSGLTAKLSLSAVVIFGLAYMSPAIVMLTFGVIASTSAGTTPLAYVLATIAMSLTALSYGKMARIIPASGSAYTYARKMIDSRVGFLVGWAILLDYLFLPMVAWLIQALYLNAQFPGIPMWGWLLVNVVATTIVNVLGIVLADRVNKTLMTLTIVGIIAFVVMCVKHLGTTAATPALDPIWNSATTIGAVSAAAAIAAYSFLGFDAVSTLSEETRDPKRNIPRAILLTALIGGAIFVSVSYVMQLVHPGGTFEDASTAAYSMSLLVGGQGFADLINTVIIIGGFASGLAIQASSSRLLYVMGRDGVLPRRFFGRLHPRFKTPVLNLLLIGAAAMFALNLSLDTATSFINFGAFLTFAMVNVCVIAYFIRERKHGKRSVLGFVVVPAIGAVVDLYLLTQLSTTAIQLGLAWLTLGIIYLAVLTKGFRKAPPEMHLDAAPAEARLPAPTH; encoded by the coding sequence ATGAGCAGCACCTCCGGGCTGACAGCGAAGCTGTCCCTGTCCGCCGTCGTCATCTTCGGCCTCGCCTACATGTCACCGGCCATCGTGATGCTCACCTTCGGTGTCATCGCATCGACCAGTGCAGGCACCACGCCCCTCGCCTACGTCCTCGCGACCATCGCGATGTCCCTGACGGCCCTGAGCTACGGCAAGATGGCCCGGATCATCCCCGCGTCGGGGTCCGCCTACACCTACGCACGGAAGATGATCGATTCCCGCGTGGGATTCCTCGTCGGATGGGCGATCCTGCTCGACTACCTCTTCCTGCCCATGGTCGCGTGGCTGATCCAGGCTCTCTACCTGAACGCCCAGTTCCCCGGCATCCCGATGTGGGGGTGGCTCCTGGTGAACGTCGTGGCCACCACGATCGTCAACGTCCTGGGCATCGTGCTCGCCGACCGCGTGAACAAGACCCTCATGACCCTGACGATCGTCGGCATCATCGCCTTCGTCGTGATGTGCGTGAAGCACCTCGGGACCACCGCTGCCACTCCGGCCCTCGACCCGATCTGGAACTCGGCCACCACCATCGGCGCCGTCTCGGCAGCGGCCGCGATCGCCGCCTACTCCTTCCTCGGCTTCGACGCGGTCAGCACGCTCAGCGAAGAGACCCGCGACCCGAAGCGGAACATCCCTCGCGCAATCCTCCTCACGGCCCTCATCGGAGGAGCGATCTTCGTCTCCGTGTCCTACGTCATGCAGCTGGTCCATCCCGGAGGAACCTTCGAGGATGCCTCGACGGCGGCCTACTCCATGTCCCTGCTCGTCGGCGGGCAGGGCTTCGCCGACCTGATCAACACGGTGATCATCATCGGAGGCTTCGCATCGGGGCTGGCCATCCAGGCCAGTTCGAGCCGCCTGCTCTACGTGATGGGACGTGACGGAGTCCTGCCGCGCCGTTTCTTCGGGCGGCTCCACCCCCGGTTCAAGACCCCGGTCCTGAACCTCCTGCTCATCGGCGCCGCCGCGATGTTCGCCCTGAACCTCTCCCTGGACACCGCGACGTCCTTCATCAACTTCGGGGCGTTCCTGACGTTCGCGATGGTCAATGTCTGCGTCATCGCCTACTTCATCCGCGAACGGAAGCACGGGAAGCGTTCGGTCCTGGGCTTCGTCGTCGTCCCGGCCATCGGCGCCGTCGTCGACCTGTACCTGCTCACGCAGCTCAGCACGACCGCCATCCAGCTGGGCCTCGCGTGGCTGACCCTGGGGATCATCTACCTCGCGGTCCTCACCAAGGGATTCCGCAAGGCTCCTCCGGAGATGCATCTCGATGCGGCTCCTGCGGAGGCCAGGCTCCCGGCGCCCACCCACTGA
- a CDS encoding TetR/AcrR family transcriptional regulator gives MARPRNQTKRRDELISAAAQAVLQHGAAGMKLADIAQEAGLTSASVLYYYPDVRDLFSAVFEHGSLEYCLRREEHVAGVPSPTEKLDECIRSGVPRPGATEEASRILYELMPVVLRNQAAASQYATFIERQTALYEAILEEGQAAGEFQLVATSKELARNFVALEDGYGINVLTGAITADEEEEALIRYARISTRAAISA, from the coding sequence ATGGCGAGACCACGGAACCAGACCAAGCGCCGGGACGAGCTGATCAGCGCGGCGGCCCAGGCCGTCCTTCAGCATGGGGCCGCCGGGATGAAGCTCGCGGACATCGCCCAGGAGGCAGGGCTGACGTCGGCCTCGGTGCTGTATTACTACCCTGACGTCCGGGATCTCTTCTCGGCGGTCTTCGAGCACGGCAGCCTCGAGTACTGCCTGCGGAGGGAGGAGCACGTTGCCGGCGTCCCGAGCCCGACGGAGAAACTCGACGAGTGCATCCGCTCCGGCGTACCCCGGCCGGGAGCGACGGAGGAGGCGAGCCGCATCCTCTACGAACTGATGCCGGTCGTCCTCAGGAACCAGGCGGCGGCATCCCAGTACGCCACCTTCATCGAGCGGCAGACCGCCCTCTACGAAGCAATCCTGGAAGAAGGCCAGGCAGCAGGAGAGTTCCAGCTCGTGGCGACGTCGAAAGAACTGGCGCGCAATTTCGTCGCCCTGGAGGACGGCTACGGGATCAATGTCCTCACCGGCGCCATCACGGCCGACGAGGAAGAGGAAGCGCTCATCCGGTACGCGCGAATCTCCACCCGGGCAGCGATATCGGCATAG
- a CDS encoding carbon-nitrogen hydrolase family protein encodes MSRPLSLALVQAPTQPENSLTAFASDLERATRAHSLTSLFVYPELHLCGTGEADPNETPSLIEQLAQPLDGERDRSLAELSGDLGVWLVPGSFYERGEDGLIYNTMAVYSPQGRRVAAYRKVFPWRPYEKVAPGSEFVVFDMDGFGRVGLSICYDAWFPESSRHLAWMGAELILNVVQTPTADRTQEVVLAQANAIVNQVFVASVNAAAPQGRGQSLLVDPQGRVRSASTGAESTILTDVIDLDDVNHARNYGTAGVTFPWQQFTPADTPLELPLYSGRIQPENWAIQDSSPLPAPRLAPAGTAPTETSRP; translated from the coding sequence ATGTCACGCCCCCTTTCGCTGGCCCTTGTCCAGGCACCCACCCAACCGGAGAACAGCCTCACGGCGTTCGCCTCCGATCTGGAACGGGCCACCCGGGCCCACTCCCTGACGAGCCTGTTCGTCTACCCGGAGCTCCACCTCTGCGGAACAGGTGAAGCGGATCCGAATGAAACACCCTCGCTGATCGAGCAGCTGGCGCAGCCCCTCGATGGAGAGCGGGACCGGTCCCTCGCCGAACTCTCAGGAGACCTCGGTGTCTGGCTCGTGCCCGGCAGCTTCTACGAGCGCGGTGAGGACGGCCTGATCTACAACACGATGGCGGTGTACTCGCCGCAGGGACGCCGCGTGGCCGCCTACCGCAAGGTCTTCCCCTGGCGCCCCTACGAGAAGGTCGCCCCCGGTTCCGAGTTCGTCGTCTTCGACATGGACGGATTCGGACGGGTCGGTCTGTCGATCTGCTACGACGCGTGGTTCCCCGAGAGCAGCCGGCACCTGGCCTGGATGGGGGCGGAACTGATCCTCAACGTCGTCCAGACCCCCACCGCGGACCGTACGCAGGAAGTGGTCCTGGCCCAGGCGAACGCCATCGTGAACCAGGTCTTCGTCGCCAGCGTCAATGCCGCCGCCCCGCAAGGCCGCGGGCAGAGCCTGCTGGTCGATCCGCAGGGTCGCGTCCGCTCCGCGTCCACGGGCGCCGAGTCGACGATCCTGACCGACGTCATCGACCTGGACGACGTGAACCACGCCCGCAATTACGGGACGGCCGGAGTGACCTTCCCGTGGCAGCAGTTCACCCCGGCCGACACCCCGCTCGAACTCCCGCTCTACTCGGGCAGGATCCAGCCCGAGAACTGGGCGATCCAGGACTCCTCGCCCCTTCCCGCTCCCCGCCTGGCACCGGCAGGCACGGCACCCACAGAAACGAGCAGGCCATGA
- a CDS encoding hydroxyacid dehydrogenase, with product MTDSTSASPKPVVLLRPAPQKRDRIFTPEALARLDAAFTVIDLEDAPDDALFEEHLQDAFAIVGQPDLDADRLTRATSLKALINVEGNFFPNVDYGTAFARGVRVLGCGSAYSQAVAEFSLGLALDLARGISGQDGAMRDGSEKYVSESAGDAILLHRAAVGILGYGNLGRSFHRLLQPFHTTVRIYDPWLPPAVIQETGGIPAGLEETLRSSQFLFVFATATADNAHLLDGTALDLLPDGARIILVSRAAVVDYDALLERLQQGRFLAAIDVWPTEPLPKDSPFRGLANTVLSPHRAGGIPQAFHSIGDMVVDDLTLMARGLPPVRLQAAAPELVGRYRNKPVT from the coding sequence ATGACCGACTCCACGAGCGCCTCCCCGAAACCCGTCGTCCTCCTCCGTCCCGCGCCGCAGAAGCGGGACAGGATCTTCACCCCCGAAGCCCTGGCCCGGCTCGACGCCGCCTTCACCGTCATCGACCTCGAGGACGCCCCGGACGACGCCCTGTTCGAGGAGCACCTGCAGGATGCGTTCGCGATCGTCGGCCAGCCGGACCTCGACGCCGACCGGCTGACCCGGGCGACCAGCCTCAAGGCCCTCATCAACGTCGAGGGCAACTTCTTCCCGAACGTCGACTACGGCACGGCCTTCGCGCGCGGCGTGCGCGTGCTGGGCTGCGGTTCGGCCTACTCGCAGGCCGTCGCCGAATTCTCGCTGGGGCTCGCCCTCGATCTCGCCCGCGGCATCAGCGGGCAGGACGGCGCGATGCGCGACGGCAGCGAGAAGTACGTCAGCGAGTCCGCGGGGGATGCCATCCTCCTGCACCGCGCCGCCGTCGGGATCCTCGGCTACGGCAACCTGGGGCGCAGCTTCCACCGCCTGCTCCAGCCGTTCCACACCACGGTGCGCATCTACGATCCCTGGCTGCCGCCCGCCGTCATCCAGGAGACCGGTGGAATCCCCGCCGGCCTCGAGGAGACCCTGCGCTCCAGCCAGTTCCTCTTCGTCTTCGCGACGGCGACGGCAGACAACGCCCACCTGCTCGACGGCACCGCCCTCGACCTCCTGCCCGACGGCGCCCGCATCATCCTCGTCAGCCGGGCCGCCGTCGTGGACTATGACGCGCTGCTGGAACGGCTGCAGCAGGGCCGGTTCCTCGCGGCCATCGACGTGTGGCCCACCGAGCCACTGCCGAAGGACAGCCCGTTCCGGGGGCTGGCCAACACCGTCCTGTCCCCGCACCGGGCGGGAGGCATCCCCCAGGCGTTCCATTCCATCGGCGACATGGTGGTGGACGACCTCACCCTGATGGCTCGTGGACTCCCGCCCGTCCGGCTGCAGGCGGCAGCCCCCGAACTGGTGGGACGCTACCGCAACAAGCCGGTCACCTGA
- a CDS encoding sugar-binding transcriptional regulator, with product MTPPNDPTSLTTATPDQLRLLTKIAVLYHEEGLAQGDISGRLNLSQARVSRCLKLAAELGIVRTSVVQPAGIYVGLEKALEEKYGLQEVVVADMVDDASLGMRLGSCAASYLETTIEVNDVVGISNWSTTLLQTVEAMRSRPRKVLSEVIQLIGGVGSPQAQIQATRLVSHLAELTSAKPFYMAAPGLVANNNIRQAFLDDPAVAATAEAWSRVNTSLVGIGTFPASPLWQASGNALTAAEENELLESGAVGEICLRYFDIDGKPMNPAIEERMISISSEAMLQIPRRIGVAGGMRKLAAIRGAINGGWVNVLITDSEVARQLLEPPRLDPGAPASRIR from the coding sequence ATGACCCCGCCGAACGATCCCACGTCACTCACCACCGCGACCCCCGATCAGCTCCGTCTCCTGACCAAGATCGCCGTGCTGTACCACGAGGAGGGCCTCGCCCAGGGAGACATCTCCGGCCGGCTGAACCTCTCGCAGGCGAGGGTCTCCCGGTGCCTGAAGCTGGCGGCCGAACTCGGCATCGTCCGCACGTCCGTGGTGCAGCCGGCGGGCATCTATGTGGGGCTCGAGAAGGCCCTTGAGGAGAAGTACGGCCTCCAGGAGGTGGTGGTGGCCGACATGGTCGACGATGCGTCGCTCGGCATGCGGCTCGGCTCGTGCGCGGCCAGCTACCTCGAGACCACCATCGAGGTGAACGACGTCGTCGGCATCTCCAACTGGAGTACGACCCTGCTGCAGACGGTGGAGGCGATGCGCTCCCGCCCCCGCAAGGTCCTGAGCGAAGTGATTCAGCTGATCGGAGGGGTTGGAAGCCCGCAGGCGCAGATCCAGGCCACGCGGCTGGTGTCCCACCTGGCCGAGCTGACCTCGGCCAAGCCCTTCTACATGGCAGCACCGGGCCTCGTGGCGAACAACAACATCCGCCAGGCCTTCCTCGACGATCCCGCCGTCGCCGCCACCGCCGAGGCGTGGTCGCGGGTCAACACGTCGCTGGTGGGGATCGGGACCTTCCCCGCGTCGCCGCTATGGCAGGCCAGCGGTAACGCGCTGACGGCGGCCGAGGAGAACGAGTTGCTGGAATCGGGGGCGGTCGGGGAGATCTGCCTGCGCTACTTCGACATCGACGGCAAGCCGATGAACCCGGCGATCGAGGAACGCATGATCTCCATCAGCTCCGAGGCGATGCTCCAGATCCCCCGCCGGATCGGCGTCGCGGGCGGCATGCGGAAGCTCGCTGCCATCCGGGGCGCGATCAACGGTGGCTGGGTGAACGTACTCATCACCGACTCCGAGGTCGCCCGGCAGCTGCTGGAGCCACCCCGGCTCGATCCCGGGGCACCGGCCTCCCGGATCAGGTGA
- a CDS encoding sugar phosphate isomerase/epimerase family protein yields MPPVKYSTRLNSFALGTGRKLPTGDEPVLDLIATAGTVPGLTSLELNYPEHFEKAPLEDIKAALGKAGLDVPALQLRWPASRFSNGAFTNADAEIRAEAVQMVIEAIDLCASFGADHVLLWPAHDGYEYPLQMDYTKSWAWMVESLRTVADHNPAIRVSIEYKPADPRGRTILNTTGAVMALVNDTDRPNVGVTLDFGHLLMARENPAQSAAMCLQSGKMFGLQLNDSHGAADDGLMVGSIHLSETIELAYYLIREGYAGTYYFDTDPVRENPVEECAMNIARMGSIIEMARTLVRDHPELPTGHALDSAPILWETVMGEKWNTTASV; encoded by the coding sequence ATGCCTCCCGTCAAGTACTCCACCCGCCTCAACTCCTTCGCCCTCGGCACGGGCCGGAAACTGCCGACCGGCGACGAACCGGTCCTGGACCTCATCGCCACGGCAGGTACCGTTCCGGGCCTCACGTCCCTCGAGCTCAACTACCCTGAGCATTTCGAGAAGGCGCCCCTCGAGGACATCAAGGCCGCGCTCGGGAAGGCAGGGCTGGACGTCCCCGCCCTCCAGCTCCGCTGGCCCGCCTCGCGGTTCAGCAACGGAGCCTTCACCAATGCGGATGCCGAGATCCGCGCCGAGGCAGTCCAGATGGTCATCGAGGCCATCGACCTCTGCGCATCCTTCGGCGCGGACCATGTGCTGCTCTGGCCCGCGCACGACGGCTACGAGTACCCCCTGCAGATGGACTACACCAAGTCCTGGGCCTGGATGGTCGAGAGCCTCCGGACCGTCGCCGACCACAACCCGGCGATACGGGTCTCCATCGAGTACAAGCCGGCCGATCCGCGCGGGCGCACGATCCTGAACACCACCGGCGCGGTCATGGCCCTCGTCAACGACACCGACCGGCCCAACGTCGGCGTCACGCTCGACTTCGGGCATCTCCTCATGGCCCGTGAGAACCCGGCCCAGTCCGCAGCGATGTGCCTGCAGTCGGGGAAGATGTTCGGCCTCCAGCTGAACGACTCCCACGGCGCGGCGGACGACGGCCTGATGGTGGGCAGCATCCACCTCTCCGAGACCATCGAGCTCGCCTACTACCTCATCCGCGAGGGCTATGCCGGCACGTACTACTTCGACACCGACCCCGTGCGCGAGAACCCCGTCGAGGAGTGCGCGATGAACATAGCGCGCATGGGGTCCATCATCGAGATGGCCCGCACCCTTGTTCGGGACCACCCCGAGCTGCCCACGGGCCATGCCCTGGATTCCGCTCCCATCCTGTGGGAGACAGTCATGGGGGAGAAGTGGAACACCACCGCATCTGTGTAG
- a CDS encoding ABC transporter permease: MTLPIKHPAPAQVAAHPAPAKAGTPARRMPDFANNRVLGVIFALIITFAIFTALVPSFLSIANLLEMGVQSAIIAIIALGMTLVIVTGGIDLSVGSIVGLVSVICAANLDTWGAVPTIIAGILLGAALGFINGSLSAVFSLESFVVTLATLNVYRGLAFLYTEGLPIFGLDQGFRNILSGTVGSIPNPIILLVAITVICYLILNRSKLGVHLKAVGTNADASLKSGIAVKRTKVAAFVIAGGLTGFASVLLISRIGAAEPISGTGYELTVIAAVVVGGTSLMGGRASIVGTVLGALLLGSIRTGLTLLNVNPFFQLLITGLIILLAVLVDRAASRTKAKR, translated from the coding sequence GTGACACTCCCGATCAAGCACCCAGCACCTGCGCAGGTCGCCGCCCATCCGGCGCCTGCCAAGGCGGGCACTCCCGCCCGCCGCATGCCCGACTTCGCCAACAACCGCGTCCTCGGCGTCATCTTCGCCCTGATCATCACCTTCGCCATCTTCACCGCCCTCGTACCGTCCTTCCTGAGCATCGCCAACCTGCTCGAGATGGGCGTGCAGTCCGCGATCATCGCGATCATCGCCCTCGGCATGACCCTCGTCATCGTCACAGGCGGCATCGACCTCTCGGTCGGATCCATCGTCGGCCTCGTCAGCGTCATCTGCGCGGCGAACCTCGATACGTGGGGAGCCGTCCCCACGATCATCGCCGGCATCCTGCTGGGGGCAGCGCTGGGCTTCATCAACGGCAGCCTCTCGGCCGTGTTCTCGCTCGAGTCCTTCGTGGTGACCCTCGCGACCCTCAACGTGTACCGGGGACTCGCGTTCCTCTACACGGAGGGGCTCCCGATCTTCGGCCTGGACCAGGGCTTCCGGAACATCCTCAGCGGAACGGTCGGGAGCATCCCCAACCCGATCATCCTGCTGGTGGCCATCACGGTCATCTGCTACCTGATCCTCAACCGGTCGAAGCTGGGCGTGCACCTCAAGGCCGTCGGCACCAACGCCGACGCCTCGCTGAAGAGCGGCATCGCCGTCAAGCGCACCAAGGTCGCTGCCTTCGTCATCGCCGGCGGTCTGACGGGATTCGCCTCGGTCCTGCTGATCAGCCGGATCGGCGCCGCGGAGCCCATCTCCGGCACCGGCTACGAGCTGACGGTCATCGCCGCCGTCGTGGTGGGTGGCACCAGCCTCATGGGCGGCCGCGCCTCGATCGTCGGCACGGTCCTCGGAGCGCTGCTCCTGGGGTCCATCCGGACCGGCCTCACGCTCCTCAACGTCAACCCGTTCTTCCAGCTCCTCATCACCGGCCTCATCATCCTCCTCGCGGTCCTCGTGGACCGTGCTGCATCACGAACGAAAGCGAAGCGCTAA